From Nicotiana tabacum cultivar K326 chromosome 20, ASM71507v2, whole genome shotgun sequence, one genomic window encodes:
- the LOC107820712 gene encoding putative LRR receptor-like serine/threonine-protein kinase At1g14390, giving the protein MRNNSQFPFSLLFLGLFLFLLIPSSYAQLVPAENRILFQIQQFLEYPPVLQSWNNWTNFCYLPKSPSLVITCSGNHITELTIVGNKKSPPQTLKSSTPQALSGKFSIDSFFTVVTKLSSLKKLSLVSLGLWGPLPAKISRFHSLEVLNISSNFIVGEIPSSIVKFKNLKSLVLARNLFNGSVPELKGLVAIQELDLSNNHLGPKFPSIGNNIVTLNLRNNFFRSEIPNGLNKFTHLQILDFSSNKLVGPIPSFLFSMPEIQSINVAKNQLSGALPASVSCSNKLNFVDVSSNLLIGKLPACLGSSSRNRTVINVWNCLSSTSSTKYQHPHTFCEKQAIAVKPIPKDQDEKKQQSTIKLGVVIGLIVGIVVIVSAIGLLVFFIVKKVTRNRVQGYKNDSFAFEKNSTLSKTADGGNARRTMRLTSLGLPPYHVFTLEEMEDATNNFDPTNLVGEGSQGQLYRGWLRDGAVVLVKCLKLKQKHSPQILQQHMEMISKLRHRHLVSVLGHCVVTYQDHPNTASTVFIVLENVVNGSLKDHLSDWRKRDVLKWPQRMGITMGIAKGIQYLHTGGVTGNDIKLENVLLDETLTARISCYNISLPSKVGSESPLAGPDQLTSAKEAEKKDIYQLGTILLETITGRPINSQSETEDLKLQVETCLAESPSKLRDLTDPCIRGTFAYESLKTMVQIAVNCLEKEPSRRPSIEDVLWHMQYSIQVQEGATNSGNLSGNLSGKISGNLSNKFY; this is encoded by the exons ATGAGGAACAATTCCCAGTTTCCTTTCAGTCTCTTATTTCTTGgtctgtttttgtttttattaattcCATCTTCTTACGCTCAGTTAGTTCCAGCTGAAAATAGAATCCTTTTCCAAATTCAACAGTTTCTTGAATATCCACCAGTTTTACAAAGTTGGAATAATTGGACAAATTTTTGTTACCTTCCTAAATCTCCTTCTCTTGTTATTACTTGTTCTGGTAATCATATAACAGAATTAACAATTGTTGGCAACAAAAAATCCCCCCCTCAGACTTTAAAATCCTCTACTCCTCAAGCTCTATCTGGTAAATTTTCCATTGATTCATTTTTCACTGTTGTCACTAAACTTTCAAGTTTAAAGAAATTGTCATTAGTTTCACTTGGATTGTGGGGTCCATTACCTGCCAAGATTAGTAGATTTCACTCACTTGAGGTACTAAATATTAGTTCAAATTTCATTGTTGGTGAAATTCCATCATCAATAGTAAAATTCAAGAATCTGAAATCTCTTGTTTTGGCTAGAAATTTGTTTAATGGATCTGTACCAGAGTTGAAAGGGTTAGTAGCAATTCAAGAATTGGATTTGAGTAACAATCATTTAGGACCTAAGTTTCCATCTATAGGAAATAATATTGTTACACTCAATTTGAGAAACAATTTTTTCAGATCAGAAATTCCTAATGGACTCAACAAGTTTACTCATTTGCAAATTCTTGATTTCTCTTCAAATAAACTTGTTGGTCCAATCCCTTCTTTTCTGTTTTCAATGCCAGAAATTCAATCCATTAATGTTGCTAAAAATCAACTAAGTGGTGCACTTCCAGCAAGTGTTTCTTGTAGCAATAAGCTTAATTTTGTCGATGTTTCGAGTAATCTTTTGATAGGAAAATTGCCTGCTTGTCTTGGATCAAGTTCAAGAAACAGGACAGTGATTAATGTTTGGAATTGTTTGTCAAGTACAAGTAGTACTAAGTATCAACATCCACATACATTTTGTGAAAAACAAGCAATAGCTGTTAAGCCTATTCCAAAAGATCAAGATGAGAAGAAACAACAATCTACAATCAAACTTGGTGTTGTCATAGGATTAATTGTTGGCATTGTGGTAATAGTGAGTGCAATTGGATTGTTGGTATTTTTCATTGTCAAGAAAGTTACAAGAAATAGAGTTCAAGGGTATAAGAATGATAGCTTTGCTTTTGAGAAGAATTCAACCCTTTCAAAAACTGCTGATGGAG GGAATGCAAGGAGGACAATGAGGTTGACATCATTAGGATTGCCACCATATCATGTTTTCACTCTTGAGGAAATGGAAGATGCAACAAACAATTTTGATCCAACTAATTTGGTTGGAGAAGGTTCCCAGGGTCAG CTATATAGAGGTTGGCTTAGAGATGGAGCAGTGGTCCTAGTGAAATGTCTGAAATTGAAGCAGAAGCATTCACCTCAAATTCTGCAGCAGCACATGGAGATGATATCAAAGCTAAGACATAGGCATTTGGTTAGTGTACTTGGACATTGTGTTGTCACTTACCAAGATCACCCAAATACAGCTAGCACTGTATTTATTGTGCTTGAAAATGTTGTCAATGGATCACTAAAGGATCATCTTAGCG ATTGGAGAAAAAGGGATGTATTGAAATGGCCACAGAGAATGGGAATAACAATGGGAATTGCGAAAGGAATCCAGTATTTGCACACTGGAGGAGTCACTGGAAATGATATTAAGCTTGAGAATGTTTTGTTGGATGAGACTCTTACTGCTAGAATAAGCTGCTATAATATATCTTTGCCTTCTAAG GTTGGTTCTGAAAGTCCTCTTGCTGGGCCGGATCAATTAACCAG CGCGAAAGAAGCAGAAAAGAAAGACATCTATCAATTGGGAACAATTCTACTAGAGACTATTACTGGTCGGCCAATCAACTCTCAAAGTGAAACAGAAGACCTTAAGCTTCAG GTGGAGACTTGCTTAGCGGAATCACCATCAAAGCTACGAGATTTAACAGATCCTTGTATTCGCGGTACATTTGCATATGAATCGTTGAAAACTATGGTCCAGATTGCAGTAAACTgccttgaaaaagaaccgagcAGGAGGCCATCAATTGAAGATGTTCTTTGGCATATGCAATACTCAATTCAGGTTCAAGAAGGAGCAACTAACAGTGGAAACCTCAGCGGGAACCTCAGTGGGAAAATCAGTGGAAACCTTAGCAATAAGTTTTACTGA